The Caballeronia sp. SL2Y3 genome includes a window with the following:
- a CDS encoding xanthine dehydrogenase family protein molybdopterin-binding subunit, translating to MNAPEQQKLIGAGVKRKEDYRFLTGAGQYTDDVVLPRQSYGVFLRSPHAHARIRGIDIAQALASPGVIGVFTGKDLAGENVGGLPCGWLIHSTDGSPMHEPPHPVIAHDKVLHVGDQVALVVAESVKEAKDALELIEVDYEELPAIVDTGSAADAGQPLVHDSVPNNVCYNWGHGDKARTDAAFAQAAHVTTLDIVNQRLVPNAIEPRAVNASYSKHDDSYTVYVANQNPHVERLLMAAFVLSLPESKLRVIAPDVGGGFGSKIFLYPEDVALTWASKKVGRPIKWTAERSEAFVSDAHGRDHVTKAELALDNDGKFLAMRVHTTANMGAYLSTFASSVPTVLYATLLAGQYATPAIYAEVKAVFTNTVPVDAYRGAGRPEATYVVERLVETAARELNIDPVELRRRNFIREFPYATPVGLTYDTGDYDACLNRALELADVAGFAERRAQSEKEGKLRGIGYSCYIEACGLAPSNVAGALGARAGLFEAGEVRVHPTGSVTVFTGSHSHGQGHETTFAQVVADRLGVALENVEVIHGDTGRIPFGMGTYGSRSISVGGSAIMKALDKVEAKAKKIAAHLLEASAEDIEFSNGVFRVAGTDRTKSFAEVSLAAYVPHNFPLETMEPGLNENAFYDPTNFTYPSGAYVCEVEVDRDTGETRIQKFTAVDDFGNVINPMIVEGQVHGGLGQGIGQAMLERCVYDKESGQLLSGSFMDYAMPHAIDLPNFTVETAKGTPCTHNPLGVKGCGEAGAIGSPPAVINAILDALAPLGVKDLQMPATPHRVWTAMHAAQTAQSAQTAETA from the coding sequence ATGAATGCCCCTGAGCAACAGAAACTGATCGGCGCTGGCGTCAAGCGCAAAGAAGACTATCGCTTCCTGACCGGCGCGGGCCAGTACACCGACGACGTCGTGCTGCCGCGCCAAAGCTATGGCGTGTTCCTGCGCTCGCCGCACGCGCACGCGCGCATTCGCGGCATCGACATCGCGCAGGCGCTCGCATCGCCGGGCGTGATCGGCGTGTTCACCGGCAAGGATCTCGCGGGCGAAAACGTCGGCGGCTTGCCGTGCGGATGGCTGATCCACAGCACGGACGGCTCGCCGATGCACGAGCCGCCGCATCCCGTCATCGCGCATGACAAGGTGCTGCACGTGGGCGATCAGGTGGCGCTCGTCGTCGCGGAATCGGTGAAGGAAGCGAAAGATGCGCTCGAACTGATCGAGGTCGATTACGAAGAACTGCCCGCTATCGTCGATACGGGCAGCGCCGCCGACGCAGGCCAGCCGCTCGTGCACGACAGCGTGCCGAACAACGTCTGCTACAACTGGGGCCACGGCGACAAGGCGCGCACCGACGCCGCGTTCGCGCAGGCCGCGCATGTCACCACACTCGATATCGTGAATCAGCGGCTCGTGCCGAACGCCATCGAGCCGCGCGCCGTCAACGCGAGCTATTCGAAGCACGACGACAGCTACACGGTCTACGTCGCGAATCAGAATCCGCACGTCGAGCGTTTGTTGATGGCGGCGTTCGTGCTGTCGCTGCCGGAATCCAAGCTGCGGGTGATTGCGCCGGACGTGGGCGGCGGCTTCGGCTCGAAGATCTTCCTGTATCCGGAAGACGTGGCGCTGACGTGGGCATCGAAGAAAGTCGGGCGTCCGATCAAATGGACCGCCGAGCGTTCAGAAGCCTTCGTCTCCGACGCGCACGGCCGCGACCACGTCACCAAAGCGGAACTCGCGCTCGACAACGACGGCAAGTTCCTCGCGATGCGTGTCCACACGACGGCGAACATGGGCGCGTATTTGTCGACCTTCGCGTCGTCGGTGCCGACCGTGCTGTACGCGACGCTGCTCGCCGGTCAGTACGCCACGCCCGCCATCTACGCCGAAGTGAAGGCCGTGTTCACGAACACTGTTCCGGTCGATGCCTACCGCGGCGCGGGCCGTCCGGAAGCGACGTATGTGGTCGAACGGCTCGTCGAGACGGCGGCGCGCGAACTGAATATCGATCCCGTCGAATTGCGCCGCCGCAACTTCATCCGCGAGTTTCCGTACGCGACGCCGGTCGGCCTCACCTACGACACCGGCGACTACGACGCGTGCCTGAACCGCGCGCTGGAACTCGCGGACGTCGCGGGTTTCGCCGAGCGGCGCGCGCAGTCGGAGAAAGAAGGCAAGCTGCGCGGCATCGGTTATTCGTGCTACATCGAGGCGTGCGGGCTCGCGCCGTCGAACGTGGCGGGCGCGCTCGGCGCGCGGGCGGGCCTCTTCGAAGCGGGCGAAGTGCGCGTGCATCCGACCGGCTCCGTCACCGTGTTCACCGGCTCGCACAGCCACGGTCAGGGCCACGAGACGACGTTCGCGCAAGTGGTGGCGGACCGGCTGGGCGTGGCGCTGGAAAACGTCGAGGTCATTCACGGCGACACCGGGCGCATTCCGTTCGGCATGGGCACGTATGGATCGCGGTCGATTTCGGTCGGCGGCTCGGCGATCATGAAAGCGCTCGACAAGGTGGAAGCGAAGGCGAAGAAGATCGCCGCGCATTTGCTGGAAGCGTCGGCGGAAGACATCGAGTTTTCGAACGGCGTGTTCCGCGTCGCGGGCACGGACCGAACCAAGAGCTTCGCGGAAGTCTCGCTCGCCGCCTACGTGCCGCACAACTTCCCGCTCGAAACCATGGAGCCGGGTCTCAACGAAAACGCGTTCTACGATCCGACGAACTTCACGTATCCGTCGGGCGCGTATGTCTGCGAAGTCGAAGTGGATCGCGACACCGGCGAAACGCGCATCCAGAAGTTCACTGCGGTGGACGACTTCGGCAACGTGATCAACCCGATGATCGTGGAGGGCCAGGTGCACGGCGGCTTGGGCCAGGGCATCGGCCAGGCCATGCTGGAGCGCTGCGTGTACGACAAGGAGAGCGGCCAGCTGCTTTCCGGCTCGTTCATGGATTACGCGATGCCGCACGCCATCGACTTGCCGAACTTCACCGTCGAGACCGCGAAAGGCACGCCGTGCACGCACAATCCGCTCGGCGTGAAGGGCTGCGGCGAAGCGGGCGCGATCGGCTCGCCGCCCGCCGTCATCAACGCGATTCTCGATGCGCTCGCGCCGCTCGGCGTCAAAGACTTGCAGATGCCCGCGACGCCGCACCGCGTCTGGACTGCGATGCACGCGGCCCAAACGGCACAATCCGCCCAAACCGCCGAAACCGCCTGA
- a CDS encoding xanthine dehydrogenase family protein subunit M has product MYAFDYQRPDEAQAAVAALAANGDAKYLAGGQSLLPTMRLRLAQPSALVDVTRIASMKTVTLDADKLTIGGAMCHAQVGANADVKRTLPGLADLASRIGDRQVRERGTIGGSLANDDPAACYPSAVLALNATIVTDRRRIAADDFFLGMYETALEPDELITAVEFPLAERAAYEKFRNPASHFALVGVFVAKHADGVRVGVTGAAPSAFRARELEAALSKDFSVASARSVTIPADGLNDDMHASAAYRAHLIPVLAGRAIERALSFSA; this is encoded by the coding sequence ATGTACGCATTCGACTATCAACGGCCGGACGAGGCGCAAGCGGCGGTGGCCGCGCTCGCGGCGAACGGCGACGCCAAATACCTCGCGGGCGGCCAGAGCTTGCTGCCGACCATGCGCTTGCGGCTTGCGCAGCCGTCGGCGCTCGTGGATGTGACGCGCATCGCGTCGATGAAAACCGTCACGCTGGATGCCGACAAGCTGACCATCGGCGGCGCGATGTGCCATGCGCAGGTCGGCGCGAACGCGGACGTCAAACGCACGCTGCCGGGCTTGGCCGACTTGGCGAGCCGCATCGGCGACCGACAGGTGCGCGAGCGCGGGACCATCGGCGGCTCGCTCGCCAACGACGACCCCGCCGCGTGCTATCCGTCCGCCGTGCTCGCGCTCAACGCGACCATCGTGACGGACCGCCGCCGCATCGCCGCCGACGACTTCTTCCTCGGCATGTACGAGACCGCGCTCGAACCGGACGAACTGATCACCGCCGTCGAGTTTCCGCTCGCCGAGCGCGCGGCTTACGAGAAGTTTCGCAACCCGGCGTCGCACTTCGCGCTCGTCGGCGTGTTCGTCGCGAAGCATGCGGACGGCGTGCGCGTCGGCGTGACCGGCGCGGCGCCTTCCGCGTTCCGGGCCAGGGAACTGGAAGCGGCGTTGTCGAAGGACTTCTCGGTGGCGTCCGCGCGCAGCGTGACGATTCCCGCCGACGGCCTCAACGACGACATGCACGCGAGCGCAGCCTACCGCGCGCATCTGATTCCGGTGCTGGCGGGCCGCGCCATCGAACGCGCGCTGTCGTTCTCGGCGTGA
- a CDS encoding MoxR family ATPase: MIDEPASIDDTLARLREQQYFASRELATALFLALKMQRPLFLEGEPGVGKTELAKAAAGLCGTTLLRLQCYEGLDTASALYEWDYPRQIMALRLAEAAGETPSNDSLYRGEFLLKRPLLQALLPDSANADARRVLLIDEIDRADEPFEAFLLELLSDFQVSIPEYGTVRAARPPLVIMTSNRTREVHDALKRRCLYQWIGYPARDVELDIVAARAPEAGAALQARAVAFVHQLRTMDLFKAPGVAETIDWCRALAALSVSELDPQSVQDTLGVLLKYQDDLARMDAATLAQCLSTARA, translated from the coding sequence ATGATCGACGAACCGGCTTCCATCGACGACACGCTCGCGCGCCTGCGCGAGCAGCAGTACTTCGCAAGCCGCGAGCTGGCGACGGCGCTCTTTCTCGCGCTGAAGATGCAGCGCCCGCTCTTTCTCGAAGGCGAGCCGGGCGTCGGCAAAACCGAACTGGCGAAGGCGGCGGCGGGCTTGTGCGGCACGACGCTTTTGCGTCTCCAATGCTACGAGGGGCTCGACACGGCGAGCGCGCTGTACGAATGGGACTATCCGCGTCAGATCATGGCGCTGCGCCTCGCGGAAGCCGCGGGCGAAACGCCGTCGAACGATTCGCTGTATCGCGGCGAGTTTCTGCTGAAGCGGCCGCTGTTGCAGGCGCTCTTGCCCGATTCCGCGAACGCGGACGCGCGGCGCGTGTTGCTGATCGACGAAATCGACCGCGCGGACGAGCCGTTCGAAGCGTTTCTGCTGGAACTGCTGTCGGACTTTCAGGTGTCGATTCCCGAGTACGGCACCGTGCGCGCGGCGCGGCCGCCGCTCGTGATCATGACGTCCAACCGCACGCGCGAAGTCCACGATGCGTTGAAGCGCCGCTGTCTGTATCAGTGGATCGGCTATCCGGCGCGCGACGTCGAACTCGATATCGTCGCGGCGCGTGCGCCGGAGGCGGGCGCGGCGTTGCAGGCGCGGGCCGTCGCGTTCGTCCATCAGTTGCGCACGATGGACTTGTTCAAGGCGCCGGGCGTCGCAGAGACGATCGACTGGTGCCGCGCGCTTGCGGCGTTGTCGGTCTCGGAACTCGACCCGCAATCGGTGCAGGACACGCTCGGCGTGCTGCTGAAGTATCAGGACGATCTCGCGCGCATGGACGCCGCGACGCTCGCGCAATGTCTTTCGACGGCGCGGGCGTGA
- a CDS encoding VWA domain-containing protein encodes MSFDGAGVTVEPFARNVVHFVRLLRGAGLGMSPSQAVDALDALRFIDLGRRDDVRAALACLLVHASDEREIFDSAFDLFWRDPDWESKLRALLLPKIQSAAPPPKRNNRLADALATRTDARETREKPQPESPAEETHARLSFSAQERLSHRDFDTLSADEWRALRHQIRAHRLPLATEPTRRLKAASRGMHADLRASARQAVRAGGDWTVWKYRAAVERRPPLVLLLDISGSMSAYSRAVLYYCHALLQSRERLQVFLFGTRLTNATRALRERDPDVAVTALGEQVADWSGGTRIGAALAEFNRRWARRVLSGRATVLLVTDGLDHEAIDVLDAEMARLRRFAHRLVWLNPLLRFAGFTPRARGVRAILPHVDAMLAAHNLDSLAAVGREMAALSARGAPRMPGGHTQWN; translated from the coding sequence ATGTCTTTCGACGGCGCGGGCGTGACCGTGGAACCGTTCGCGCGCAACGTCGTCCATTTCGTGCGCTTGCTGCGCGGCGCGGGGCTCGGCATGTCGCCGTCGCAGGCGGTCGATGCGCTCGACGCGCTGCGCTTCATCGACCTGGGCCGGCGCGATGACGTGCGCGCGGCGCTCGCGTGCCTGCTGGTTCATGCGAGCGACGAGCGCGAGATCTTCGATTCCGCGTTCGATCTGTTCTGGCGCGATCCCGATTGGGAAAGCAAGCTGCGCGCGCTCTTGCTGCCGAAGATTCAAAGCGCCGCGCCGCCGCCGAAGCGCAACAACCGTCTCGCCGACGCCCTCGCCACGCGCACCGACGCGCGCGAAACGCGCGAGAAGCCGCAGCCCGAATCGCCCGCCGAAGAGACGCACGCGCGACTGTCGTTCAGCGCGCAAGAGCGGCTGAGTCATCGCGATTTCGACACCCTCAGCGCCGACGAGTGGCGCGCGCTGCGGCATCAGATTCGCGCGCACCGGCTGCCGCTCGCGACCGAGCCGACGCGCAGGCTGAAGGCGGCGTCGCGCGGCATGCACGCAGACTTGCGCGCGAGCGCGCGGCAAGCCGTCCGCGCGGGCGGCGACTGGACCGTGTGGAAGTATCGCGCGGCGGTGGAGCGCAGGCCGCCGCTGGTTCTGCTGCTCGACATTTCCGGTTCGATGAGCGCGTATTCCCGCGCCGTGCTGTACTACTGTCACGCGCTTTTGCAATCGCGCGAACGCTTGCAGGTGTTCCTGTTCGGCACGCGGCTCACGAACGCGACGCGCGCCTTGCGCGAGCGCGATCCCGATGTCGCGGTGACCGCGCTCGGCGAACAAGTGGCCGACTGGTCGGGCGGCACGCGCATCGGCGCGGCGCTCGCGGAATTCAATCGTCGCTGGGCGCGTCGCGTGCTGTCGGGCCGCGCGACCGTGCTGCTCGTGACCGACGGGCTGGACCACGAGGCCATCGACGTGCTCGATGCGGAAATGGCGCGGCTCAGGCGCTTCGCGCATCGGCTCGTGTGGCTCAATCCGCTGTTGCGATTTGCCGGCTTCACGCCGCGCGCGCGAGGCGTGCGCGCGATCCTGCCGCACGTCGATGCGATGCTCGCGGCTCACAACCTCGACAGCCTGGCCGCTGTCGGGCGGGAAATGGCGGCGCTTTCCGCGCGCGGCGCGCCCCGAATGCCAGGAGGACACACGCAATGGAACTGA
- a CDS encoding CoxG family protein → MELTETHTLPVPQDRAWEALNDTAMLKACIPGCDSIEADGENAYAVGMTAAVGPVKARFKGRMELTDIDAPHTYTIVFEGQGGAAGFSKGTAKVNLEPGEDADTTKLTYSAHAQVGGKLAQIGSRLVDGAARKIAGEFFKRFGAKLQGAGETQSDGVADEPADADKEEKGKKSWTAWISKS, encoded by the coding sequence ATGGAACTGACCGAAACGCATACCTTGCCGGTGCCGCAGGATCGCGCGTGGGAGGCGCTCAACGACACGGCCATGCTCAAAGCCTGCATCCCGGGCTGCGACAGCATCGAAGCGGACGGCGAAAATGCCTATGCCGTCGGGATGACTGCCGCCGTCGGTCCGGTGAAGGCACGCTTCAAGGGACGCATGGAACTGACGGATATCGACGCGCCGCACACCTATACGATCGTCTTCGAAGGGCAGGGCGGCGCGGCGGGCTTCAGCAAAGGCACGGCCAAGGTGAACCTCGAACCCGGCGAGGACGCGGACACGACCAAGCTCACCTACAGCGCGCACGCGCAGGTCGGTGGCAAGCTCGCGCAGATCGGCTCGCGGCTCGTGGACGGCGCAGCGCGTAAGATCGCGGGTGAGTTCTTCAAGCGATTCGGCGCGAAGTTGCAGGGCGCAGGGGAAACCCAGTCGGATGGCGTCGCGGACGAACCGGCTGACGCCGACAAGGAAGAGAAAGGAAAGAAATCATGGACAGCGTGGATCTCGAAGTCCTGA
- a CDS encoding XdhC family protein has translation MDSVDLEVLKNSARWLEEGHRALLVTVVKTWGSSPRPEGAMLAVRDDGHVVGSVSGGCIEDDLIDRVRQRGIEQSKPEAVKYGISAEEAHRFGLPCGGTIQLVLEPLTRESGIAELCAAVESGRLVARTLDMATGAARLEPAQATDGVLFDGAKLLTIHGPRYRMLVIGAGQLSRYLCSIAVGLDYQVTVCDPREEYTDEWDVPGTTIVRTMPDDTVMDMKLDERCAVIALTHDPKLDDLALMEALKTPAFYVGALGSRRNNAARRERLKEFDLSDAELARLHGPVGIYIGSRTPPEIAVSILAEVTAAKNGVSLPELLQVEGAKAAREVAGKGEVCGV, from the coding sequence ATGGACAGCGTGGATCTCGAAGTCCTGAAGAACAGCGCGCGATGGCTCGAGGAAGGGCATCGCGCGCTGCTGGTCACGGTCGTGAAGACATGGGGCTCGTCGCCCCGGCCGGAAGGCGCGATGCTCGCGGTGCGCGACGACGGCCATGTGGTCGGCTCGGTGTCGGGTGGGTGCATCGAGGACGATCTGATCGACCGCGTGCGGCAGCGGGGCATCGAGCAGTCGAAGCCGGAAGCCGTGAAATACGGCATCAGCGCGGAAGAAGCGCACCGCTTCGGCTTGCCGTGCGGCGGCACCATTCAGCTCGTGCTGGAGCCGCTCACGCGCGAAAGCGGCATCGCGGAACTGTGCGCGGCGGTGGAAAGCGGGCGGCTCGTCGCGCGCACGCTCGACATGGCGACGGGCGCCGCGCGCCTCGAACCCGCGCAGGCCACGGACGGCGTGCTCTTCGACGGCGCGAAGCTCCTCACCATTCACGGTCCGCGCTACCGGATGCTCGTGATCGGCGCGGGGCAGTTGTCGCGCTATCTGTGCAGCATCGCGGTCGGGCTCGATTATCAGGTGACCGTGTGCGATCCGCGCGAGGAGTACACCGACGAGTGGGACGTGCCGGGCACGACCATCGTGCGCACCATGCCCGACGACACCGTGATGGACATGAAGCTCGACGAGCGTTGCGCGGTGATCGCGCTCACGCACGATCCGAAGCTCGACGATCTCGCGCTCATGGAAGCGTTAAAGACGCCGGCGTTCTATGTCGGCGCGCTCGGTTCGCGGCGCAATAACGCGGCGCGGCGCGAGCGGCTAAAAGAGTTCGATCTCAGCGACGCCGAGCTCGCGCGGCTGCACGGGCCGGTCGGCATCTATATCGGCAGCCGGACGCCGCCGGAGATCGCCGTTTCGATTCTCGCGGAAGTGACGGCGGCCAAGAACGGCGTGTCGCTGCCGGAACTGCTGCAAGTGGAAGGCGCGAAGGCGGCACGCGAAGTCGCCGGAAAAGGCGAAGTGTGCGGCGTGTGA
- a CDS encoding PepSY-associated TM helix domain-containing protein yields MNAPDTFTPPPTRDNARYRPQGRPMDHADEAARKNRSRRSTFLKWLRKVHGWVGLWGALLGLLFGVTGFLLNHRAPPLRVSTGEPQVSQMQLPLPAGGFKSPRDMGMWLKKELQLDGNLGRTRREPAHPVGWGDKSTMQPEQWSTMIASPGSSVMAEYWVGNNFVSVKRTENTFLAMLTNLHKGVGLSVGWVLLIDTLAGSLILLSLTGVLLWTELNKRRTAGAAIVTVSLVAMIVCGLM; encoded by the coding sequence TTGAACGCGCCTGACACTTTCACCCCGCCGCCGACGCGCGACAACGCTCGTTACCGTCCGCAAGGACGCCCGATGGACCACGCCGACGAAGCCGCGCGCAAGAACCGCTCGCGCCGCTCGACGTTTCTCAAGTGGCTGCGCAAGGTTCACGGCTGGGTCGGCTTGTGGGGCGCGCTGCTTGGGCTGTTGTTCGGCGTGACCGGTTTTCTGCTGAACCACCGCGCGCCGCCGCTGCGCGTCTCGACCGGCGAGCCGCAAGTTTCGCAGATGCAGCTTCCGCTACCCGCGGGCGGTTTCAAGTCGCCGCGCGACATGGGCATGTGGCTCAAGAAGGAACTCCAACTCGATGGCAACCTCGGCCGCACGCGGCGCGAGCCGGCGCATCCTGTCGGCTGGGGCGACAAGAGCACGATGCAGCCCGAGCAGTGGTCGACGATGATCGCGTCGCCGGGCAGCAGCGTCATGGCGGAGTACTGGGTCGGCAACAACTTCGTCTCGGTGAAGCGCACCGAAAACACCTTCCTCGCGATGCTGACGAACCTTCACAAGGGCGTTGGCCTGAGCGTCGGCTGGGTGCTGCTGATCGACACGCTCGCCGGCAGTCTGATTCTTCTGTCGCTCACCGGCGTGCTGCTGTGGACCGAGCTCAACAAGCGGCGCACGGCGGGCGCGGCGATCGTGACGGTGTCGCTCGTCGCGATGATCGTGTGCGGGCTGATGTAA
- a CDS encoding serine/threonine protein kinase has translation MNSNHSDSAGVPASDAAPPFAGLTPERVLDAVDSVLLTADARTDGRLLALNSYENRVYQVGVEDGPPVIAKFYRPGRWSNEAILEEHAFVASLAAREIPAVPARVLEGATLNEFEGFRFAVFDRRGGRAPDLDNRETLEWLGRFIGRIHAVGGIEPYRERPTLDIQTFGYEPREFVLTHGFVPDDVREAYERAVSMALDGVAQCFERAGDVRHLRMHGDCHPSNVLWTDAGPHFVDFDDSRMGPAIQDLWLLLPAGRAEASRALSDLLAGYEDFCDFDERELHLIEALRTLRLIHYAAWLARRWDDPAFPAAFPWFNTQRYWEDRILELREQIGAMQEGPLWPV, from the coding sequence ATGAACTCAAATCATTCCGACTCCGCCGGCGTCCCCGCTTCCGACGCCGCGCCGCCCTTCGCCGGCCTCACGCCCGAGCGAGTGCTCGACGCCGTCGACAGCGTGCTCCTGACCGCCGACGCGCGCACCGACGGCCGGCTGCTCGCGCTCAACAGCTACGAAAACCGCGTCTATCAGGTGGGCGTCGAAGACGGGCCGCCTGTCATCGCGAAGTTTTATCGGCCGGGGCGCTGGTCGAATGAAGCGATTCTCGAAGAACACGCGTTCGTCGCGAGCCTCGCCGCGCGCGAGATTCCGGCGGTTCCGGCACGCGTTCTCGAAGGCGCGACGCTCAACGAGTTCGAAGGCTTTCGCTTCGCCGTCTTCGATCGACGCGGCGGCCGCGCGCCCGACCTCGACAACCGCGAAACGCTCGAATGGCTCGGTCGCTTCATCGGGCGCATTCACGCCGTCGGCGGCATCGAGCCGTATCGCGAGCGGCCGACGCTCGACATCCAAACCTTCGGCTACGAACCGCGCGAGTTTGTGCTGACGCACGGCTTCGTGCCCGACGACGTACGCGAAGCCTACGAGCGCGCCGTGTCGATGGCGCTGGACGGCGTCGCGCAATGCTTCGAGCGCGCCGGCGACGTGCGGCATCTGCGCATGCACGGCGACTGCCACCCGAGCAACGTGTTGTGGACGGACGCGGGCCCGCATTTCGTCGATTTCGACGACAGCCGCATGGGCCCGGCGATCCAAGATTTGTGGCTGTTGCTGCCGGCCGGCCGCGCGGAAGCGTCGCGTGCGCTCTCCGATCTGCTCGCAGGCTATGAAGATTTCTGCGACTTCGACGAGCGCGAGCTGCATCTGATCGAGGCGCTTCGCACATTGCGGCTGATCCACTACGCCGCGTGGCTCGCCCGCCGCTGGGACGATCCTGCGTTCCCCGCCGCGTTCCCCTGGTTCAACACGCAGCGTTACTGGGAAGACCGCATCCTCGAACTGCGGGAGCAAATCGGCGCGATGCAGGAAGGGCCGCTCTGGCCCGTCTGA
- a CDS encoding MFS transporter produces MNASPAPQRKDVPPASAELYLERGSRAYWRAALALLFAGYATFSLLYCVQPLLPEFTKDFGVSPAVSALAVSVSTAALAVAIFIAGFVSESWSRHRLMTLSLLASSVLTVIAALLPNWHALLVVRALEGFALGGVPAVAMAYLAEEVHPEGLGLAMGLYVGGTAIGGMAGRVISGVLADFFGWRVAIGGIGVLGLLATLAFRSLLPPSRRFKPRRGVGFSHHRSSLVGHLRHGGLPFLFLIGFVLMGSFVTVYNYVGYRLLGAPFGLNQTQIGAIFTVYLTGVVASPWSGKMADAFGRGRVLIAAIVLMMTGIALTLSMSLPVIIGGIACLTFGFFAGHSVASGWVGRLATQAKGQAAALYLLAYYLGSSLIGSYGGHFWTGFGWPGVAGLIAGLLVLGVAAAAYLNRRERALTRAPSKAE; encoded by the coding sequence GTGAACGCATCACCCGCGCCGCAGCGCAAAGATGTGCCGCCCGCGTCTGCGGAACTCTATCTCGAGCGCGGCTCGCGAGCCTACTGGCGCGCTGCGCTCGCGCTGCTCTTCGCGGGCTACGCGACGTTTTCGCTGCTGTATTGCGTGCAGCCGCTGCTTCCTGAATTCACGAAGGACTTCGGCGTCAGCCCGGCGGTCAGCGCGCTCGCGGTGTCGGTGAGCACGGCGGCGTTGGCGGTGGCCATTTTCATCGCGGGATTCGTCTCGGAAAGCTGGAGCCGCCACCGCTTGATGACGCTGTCGCTGCTCGCGTCGTCAGTCCTGACGGTCATTGCGGCATTGCTGCCGAACTGGCACGCGCTGCTCGTGGTGCGCGCGCTCGAAGGCTTCGCGCTCGGCGGCGTGCCGGCCGTCGCGATGGCGTATCTCGCGGAAGAAGTGCATCCCGAAGGACTCGGCCTCGCGATGGGCCTCTATGTCGGCGGCACGGCGATCGGCGGCATGGCCGGGCGCGTGATCAGCGGCGTGCTCGCGGACTTCTTCGGCTGGCGCGTCGCGATCGGCGGCATCGGCGTGCTCGGACTGCTCGCGACGCTCGCGTTCCGGTCGCTGCTGCCGCCGTCGCGACGCTTCAAGCCGCGGCGCGGCGTCGGGTTCTCGCATCACCGGAGTTCGCTGGTCGGGCATCTGCGGCATGGCGGCCTGCCGTTTCTCTTTCTGATCGGCTTCGTGCTGATGGGCAGCTTCGTCACGGTGTACAACTACGTCGGTTATCGGCTGCTGGGCGCGCCGTTCGGGCTCAATCAAACGCAGATCGGCGCCATTTTCACCGTGTATCTCACGGGCGTGGTCGCGTCGCCGTGGTCGGGCAAGATGGCCGATGCCTTCGGCCGTGGCCGCGTGCTGATTGCCGCGATCGTGCTGATGATGACCGGCATCGCGCTGACGCTTTCGATGTCGCTGCCGGTGATCATCGGCGGAATCGCTTGCCTCACGTTCGGCTTCTTCGCGGGCCATTCGGTGGCGAGCGGCTGGGTCGGCCGGCTCGCGACACAGGCGAAAGGGCAGGCCGCCGCGCTGTATCTGCTGGCGTATTACCTGGGATCGAGCCTGATCGGATCGTATGGCGGGCACTTCTGGACCGGCTTCGGCTGGCCGGGCGTGGCCGGGTTGATCGCCGGATTGCTCGTGCTCGGCGTCGCGGCTGCCGCTTATCTGAACCGCCGCGAACGGGCGCTGACTCGCGCGCCGTCGAAAGCCGAATGA